From the Primulina tabacum isolate GXHZ01 chromosome 15, ASM2559414v2, whole genome shotgun sequence genome, one window contains:
- the LOC142527492 gene encoding protein RGF1 INDUCIBLE TRANSCRIPTION FACTOR 1-like: MGAGGPDEEDNRWPPWLKPLLKEQFFVQCKFHVDSHKSECNMYCLDCVDGPLCSLCLGYHKDHRAIQIRRSSYHDVIRVSEIQKFLDISSVQTYIINSAKVVFLNERPQPRPGKGVTNTCQVCDRSLLDSFTFCSLGCKVVGTSSGFEKNKHSSEKKRTGDDSDDSYNSSSSSHVHGRNSKKLPSFTPSTPPPTAVSFRVAKRRKGIPHRAPMGGFPLEA; the protein is encoded by the exons ATG GGAGCTGGAGGACCTGATGAAGAGGACAATAGGTGGCCGCCATGGCTGAAACCTCTGTTGAAGGAACAGTTTTTTGTTCAATGCAAATTTCACGTTGACTCGCACAAGAGTGAATGTAATATGTACTGTTTGGATTGTGTGGATGGCCCACTTTGTTCACTCTGTTTGGGCTATCACAAAGACCATCGTGCAATTCAG ATAAGGAGATCATCGTATCATGATGTAATAAGGGTGTCTGAAATCCAAAAATTCCTCGACATTAGCAGTGTCCAGACATACATAATCAACAGTGCGAAGGTTGTTTTCTTGAATGAGCGGCCGCAGCCCAGGCCTGGTAAAGGTGTCACCAATACCTGCCAAGTTTGTGATCGAAGCCTTCTTGATTCCTTCACATTCTGCTCACTTGGCTGCAAG GTTGTTGGCACGTCGAGTGGTTTTGAGAAGAACAAGCATTCGTCGGAGAAGAAAAGAACGGGGGACGACTCCGACGACTCTtacaacagcagcagcagcagccacgTTCACGGGCGGAATAGCAAGAAGCTCCCTAGTTTTACTCCATCCACGCCGCCGCCAACGGCGGTTAGTTTCAGAGTCGCCAAGAGAAGAAAGGGAATCCCCCATAGAGCCCCGATGGGAGGATTCCCGTTAGAAGCATAG